Proteins encoded together in one Microbacterium sp. zg-Y625 window:
- a CDS encoding GuaB1 family IMP dehydrogenase-related protein — MRFSGERPAVDLTYSDVFLVPRRSAVQSRLEVDLAPGDGTGATIPLVSSNMNSVTGARLASVLARRGGLGVLPQDMPLQELDAAIRWVKDQPVRWDTPLVLPPEATVADARRLLPATEGHGVLVASVPGSGPDGRLTRDDVLGIVPAPRLGTALADARLGDLVRGPAAAIDADDVETPRQAFDLIVAAEADVVCVLHHGLLVGTLSRRSALRSALYRPAVDADGRLIVAAAVGINGDVAAKAKALAAAGVDVLVMDTAHGHQEGMLRALHAVSALDLGIPIAAGNVVTAEGVADLMAAGASILKVGVGPGAMCTTRMMTAVGRPQFSAVLETAQAAAEHGGHVWADGGVRYPRDVALALAAGAASVMIGSWFAGTIEAPGEVQTDDAGRAYKESWGMASTKAVHERFGRLDPYELARRELFAEGISSSKIYLDPLRPGLEDLLDMITSGVRSSFTYAGAASVAEFHDRAMVGVQSAAGYEEGKALPVGW; from the coding sequence ATGCGATTCTCCGGGGAGCGGCCTGCGGTCGATCTGACGTACTCCGACGTGTTCCTCGTGCCACGCCGATCGGCGGTGCAGAGCCGGCTCGAGGTGGATCTGGCGCCCGGCGACGGCACCGGCGCGACGATCCCGCTGGTGTCGTCCAACATGAACTCGGTCACCGGCGCCCGGCTGGCCTCCGTTCTCGCGCGCCGTGGGGGGCTCGGGGTGCTGCCTCAGGACATGCCGCTGCAGGAGCTGGATGCCGCGATCCGCTGGGTCAAGGACCAGCCGGTGCGGTGGGACACGCCGCTCGTGCTGCCGCCCGAGGCGACGGTCGCCGACGCCCGGCGGCTGCTGCCCGCGACGGAGGGACACGGCGTCCTCGTCGCCTCCGTTCCCGGGTCGGGCCCCGACGGGCGCCTCACGCGGGACGATGTGCTGGGCATCGTCCCCGCGCCGCGACTCGGGACCGCCCTCGCCGACGCCCGGCTGGGCGATCTGGTCAGGGGGCCCGCCGCCGCGATCGACGCCGACGACGTCGAGACCCCGCGGCAGGCGTTCGACCTCATCGTGGCCGCCGAGGCCGACGTCGTCTGCGTGCTGCACCACGGGCTGCTCGTCGGCACGCTCTCGCGCCGCAGCGCCCTGCGCTCGGCGCTCTACCGACCTGCCGTCGACGCCGACGGCAGGCTCATCGTCGCGGCGGCGGTCGGGATCAACGGCGATGTGGCCGCGAAGGCGAAGGCGCTTGCCGCCGCCGGCGTCGACGTGCTCGTGATGGACACGGCGCACGGGCACCAGGAGGGCATGCTGCGGGCCCTGCACGCCGTGTCGGCCCTCGATCTCGGCATCCCCATCGCGGCCGGCAACGTCGTCACGGCCGAGGGTGTCGCGGACCTCATGGCGGCGGGGGCGTCGATCCTGAAGGTCGGCGTGGGGCCGGGGGCGATGTGCACGACGCGCATGATGACCGCCGTCGGGCGCCCGCAGTTCTCGGCCGTGCTCGAGACCGCGCAGGCGGCCGCCGAGCACGGCGGACACGTGTGGGCCGACGGCGGCGTGCGCTACCCCCGGGACGTCGCGCTCGCGCTGGCGGCGGGTGCGGCATCCGTCATGATCGGCTCCTGGTTCGCCGGCACGATCGAGGCGCCCGGCGAAGTGCAGACCGACGACGCGGGGCGCGCGTACAAGGAGTCGTGGGGCATGGCCTCGACCAAGGCCGTGCATGAGCGGTTCGGGCGGCTGGACCCCTATGAGCTGGCCCGCAGGGAGCTGTTCGCCGAGGGGATCTCGTCGTCGAAGATCTACCTGGACCCGCTGCGGCCGGGACTCGAGGATCTTCTGGACATGATCACCTCCGGCGTGCGCTCGTCGTTCACCTACGCCGGTGCGGCCAGCGTCGCGGAGTTCCACGACCGCGCCATGGTCGGCGTGCAGTCCGCGGCGGGCTACGAGGAGGGAAAGGCTCTGCCCGTCGGCTGGTGA
- a CDS encoding hemolysin family protein codes for MDYVMLGVGLLLTVGTGLFVASEFALVNLDRADLESRQAAGETRLSITISALRITSTHLSSAQLGITLTTLLTGYTMEPAISNLLAPVFGAWGWSEAVSRPVAAVVGMSIATVFSMILGELVPKNFALAIPRQTAKLVMPFQVGFTTVFRPAVSVLNGSANGILRAMGVEPKEELSGARTAEELSSLVRRSASAGVLEQDTASLLQRTLTFSRLTAADVMTPRPSVHAVAASDSVEDVIQLARRTGHSRFPVYDDSMDDITGVVHVKAAVSVPRERRADVPAAAIASEPLRVPEAVHLDALISELRARGYQMAVVVDEYGGTAGVVTLEDLVEEIVGEVLDEHDRSRAGIVRAAGLVTFPGELRPDELRDRTGIRVPEGDVYDTVGGYVMSVLERIPVVGDSIELEDGTLTVQRMDGRRVGRVRFTPRPLAEGDEEGARDE; via the coding sequence ATGGATTACGTGATGTTGGGCGTGGGGCTGCTTCTGACAGTCGGCACCGGCCTGTTCGTCGCCAGTGAGTTCGCCCTGGTGAACCTGGACCGGGCGGATCTGGAGTCGCGTCAGGCCGCGGGCGAGACCCGCCTGTCGATCACCATCTCGGCGCTGCGCATCACCTCGACGCACCTGTCGAGCGCGCAACTCGGCATCACGCTGACGACGCTGCTCACCGGCTACACGATGGAGCCGGCGATCTCGAACCTGCTCGCGCCGGTCTTCGGCGCGTGGGGCTGGTCGGAGGCGGTCTCCCGCCCCGTGGCCGCCGTGGTCGGCATGTCGATCGCGACGGTCTTCTCGATGATCCTCGGCGAGCTCGTGCCGAAGAACTTCGCCCTCGCCATCCCCCGCCAGACCGCGAAGCTCGTGATGCCCTTCCAGGTCGGGTTCACCACGGTCTTCCGCCCCGCCGTCTCGGTGCTCAACGGCAGCGCCAACGGCATCCTCCGCGCCATGGGGGTGGAGCCGAAGGAGGAACTCTCCGGCGCCCGCACCGCCGAGGAGCTGTCGAGCCTCGTTCGCCGCTCGGCCAGCGCCGGCGTGCTCGAGCAGGACACCGCGTCGCTGCTGCAGCGCACCCTGACCTTCTCCCGCCTCACCGCCGCCGACGTCATGACGCCGCGGCCCAGCGTGCACGCCGTCGCCGCCTCGGACTCGGTCGAGGACGTCATCCAGCTCGCTCGGCGCACCGGTCACAGCCGGTTCCCCGTGTACGACGACTCGATGGACGACATCACCGGCGTCGTGCACGTCAAGGCCGCCGTCAGCGTGCCGCGGGAGCGCCGCGCCGACGTGCCGGCGGCCGCGATCGCCTCGGAGCCGCTGCGTGTGCCCGAGGCGGTGCACCTGGACGCCCTCATCTCGGAGCTGCGGGCGCGCGGCTATCAGATGGCCGTCGTGGTCGACGAGTACGGCGGCACCGCCGGGGTCGTGACACTGGAGGACCTCGTGGAGGAGATCGTCGGCGAGGTGCTCGACGAGCACGACCGCAGCCGCGCGGGCATCGTGCGCGCGGCCGGTCTCGTGACGTTCCCGGGGGAGCTCCGCCCTGACGAGCTGCGCGACCGCACCGGCATCCGCGTTCCCGAAGGGGACGTGTACGACACCGTGGGCGGGTATGTCATGAGCGTGCTGGAGCGCATCCCCGTCGTCGGCGACAGCATCGAGCTCGAAGACGGCACCCTGACGGTGCAGCGCATGGACGGACGACGCGTCGGACGGGTGAGGTTCACCCCGCGCCCGCTCGCCGAGGGCGACGAAGAAGGGGCACGCGATGAGTGA
- a CDS encoding hemolysin family protein, protein MSDWAGIAWLVVLLVFNAFFVGAEFAVISARRSQIEPLAEKGSRPAKTALWAMEHATLMLATCQLGITICSLLILNVSEPAIHHLLAVPLGLTGLGEGVVDVIAFVIALLLVSYLHVVFGEMVPKNLAFSLPDRAVLLLATPLVWVSRLFHPIIVTLNWIANHVLRLFRVEPKDEAASTFTLDEVATIVNQSRIEGVLDDASGTVAAAVEFTDKKAKDVAVPLSSLVTLPESTTPDEIERAVAKHGFSRYVIVDGEGAPLGYVHLKDVLREAEGPDAATASSAPVKPKRIHHMVPVSETTDLEDALAIMRRSSRHLAQVRDQSGRTTAVLFLEDIIEELVGEVQDATRRLR, encoded by the coding sequence ATGAGTGACTGGGCCGGAATCGCATGGCTCGTCGTGCTGCTGGTGTTCAACGCGTTCTTCGTGGGCGCCGAGTTCGCCGTCATCTCCGCGCGTCGCTCGCAGATCGAGCCGCTGGCCGAGAAGGGGTCCCGCCCGGCCAAGACGGCGCTGTGGGCCATGGAGCACGCCACGCTCATGCTCGCGACCTGCCAGCTGGGCATCACGATCTGCTCCCTGCTGATCCTCAACGTCTCCGAGCCGGCCATCCACCACCTGCTGGCCGTTCCGCTGGGGCTGACGGGGCTCGGCGAGGGGGTCGTCGACGTCATCGCGTTCGTCATCGCCCTGCTGCTGGTGTCGTATCTGCACGTCGTGTTCGGCGAGATGGTGCCGAAGAACCTCGCGTTCTCGCTGCCGGATCGCGCGGTGCTGCTGCTGGCCACGCCCCTGGTGTGGGTGTCGAGGCTCTTCCACCCGATCATCGTGACCCTCAACTGGATCGCCAACCACGTGCTGCGGCTGTTCCGCGTCGAGCCGAAGGACGAGGCCGCCTCGACCTTCACGCTCGACGAGGTCGCGACGATCGTGAACCAGTCGCGCATCGAGGGCGTGCTCGACGACGCCTCCGGCACGGTCGCGGCCGCGGTGGAGTTCACCGACAAGAAGGCCAAGGACGTCGCGGTGCCGCTGTCGTCGCTGGTGACCCTGCCCGAATCGACCACGCCGGACGAGATCGAACGGGCGGTGGCCAAGCACGGCTTCTCGCGCTACGTCATCGTCGACGGCGAGGGGGCGCCGCTCGGGTACGTGCATCTGAAGGACGTGCTGCGCGAGGCCGAAGGCCCGGATGCCGCGACGGCCTCATCCGCACCGGTGAAGCCCAAGCGCATCCATCACATGGTGCCGGTGTCCGAGACGACCGACCTCGAAGACGCGCTCGCGATCATGCGCCGCTCCAGCCGCCACCTCGCGCAGGTGCGCGATCAGTCCGGCCGCACCACCGCGGTGCTCTTCCTCGAGGACATCATCGAAGAGCTGGTCGGCGAAGTGCAGGACGCCACGCGGCGCCTGCGGTGA
- a CDS encoding multifunctional oxoglutarate decarboxylase/oxoglutarate dehydrogenase thiamine pyrophosphate-binding subunit/dihydrolipoyllysine-residue succinyltransferase subunit: MSSQVTGVGTSSEGEFGANAWLVDELYEQFKADKNSVDKAWWPVLEAYQPDGAVATAEPAAAAEPHPVTAPIPVIGTQPVARTTAKPAAPQPIPAQAQDRKPAAPSEAGEDVVTPLRGMTKTLAANMDQSLTVPTATSVRTIPAKLMIDNRIVINNHMARTRGGKVSFTHLIGWAIVQALKTFPSQNVYYAEVDGKPSVVAPAHINLGIAIDVPKPDGSRSLLVPSIKRAETLTFGEFLSAYEDLVTRARANKLAAADFQGTTISLTNPGGIGTVHSVPRLMKGQGCIVGAGALEYPAEFQGSSEKTLVNLGIGKTITLTSTYDHRVIQGAGSGEFLKIVHEMLTGRREFYTDIFAALRIPYAPIRWAGDINVDLAERIDKTARVQELINSFRVRGHLMADIDPLEYVQRTHPDLEIESHGLTFWDLDREFVTNGFAGKRTMKLREILGVLRDSYCRTLGIEYMHIQDPDQRAWFQNNVEAKYEKPNHDEQLRVLSKLNEAEAFETFLQTKYVGQKRFSLEGGESLIPLLDQVLRGAADVGLDGAAIAMAHRGRLNVLTNVAGKTYGQVFREFEGSVAIGSKSGSGDVKYHLGTEGTFVTDDGTELPVVLAANPSHLETVDGVLEGIVRAKQDRKPIGSFSWLPILVHGDAAFAGQGVVVETLQMSQLRGYRTGGTVHVVVNNQVGFTTLPQDARTSVYATDVAKTIQAPIFHVNGDDPEAVVRVAELAFRYREEFHRDVVIDLVCYRRRGHNEGDDPSMTQPLMTNLIEAKRSVRRLYTEALVGRGDITEEEYEQAKKDFQDRLEVAFAETHAAETGSTPVVAAGADAVEPAAGEPETTGVSREVVHLIGDAFVNKPEGFTVHNKLQQLLEKRHDMSRNGAIDWAFGELLAFGSLLLEGTNVRLAGQDARRGTFVQRHSVFHDRANGQEWLPLTNLSDNQGRFWAYDSLLSEYAAMAFEYGYSVERPDALVLWEAQFGDFADGAQTVIDTYLSAADQKWGQQSSVVLLLPHGYEGQGPDHSSARIERYLQLCAQDNMTVARPSTPASYFHLLRRQAYQRPRRPLVVFTPKAMLRLRGATSPVDDFLTGKFEPVLDDSRQLDRSAVKRVLLHAGKIHWDLRAELEKNPNPEIALVRMEQFYPSPVAELNAVIDSYPNAELVWVQDEPENQGAWPFIALEIVKHLHGRTIARVSRAAAASTATGSSKVHAIEQAEIMRAALTL, from the coding sequence GTGTCCAGCCAGGTGACCGGCGTCGGAACCTCGAGCGAAGGCGAGTTCGGAGCGAACGCGTGGCTCGTAGACGAACTCTACGAGCAGTTCAAGGCAGACAAGAACTCCGTGGACAAGGCCTGGTGGCCGGTTCTCGAGGCCTATCAGCCGGACGGTGCCGTGGCAACGGCCGAGCCCGCTGCTGCCGCCGAGCCGCACCCCGTGACGGCTCCGATCCCCGTCATCGGAACGCAGCCGGTGGCCCGCACCACCGCGAAGCCGGCCGCACCGCAGCCGATCCCCGCGCAGGCGCAGGACCGCAAGCCTGCCGCCCCGAGCGAGGCGGGCGAAGACGTCGTCACCCCGCTGCGCGGCATGACGAAGACCCTCGCGGCCAACATGGACCAGTCGCTGACGGTCCCCACCGCGACGAGCGTCCGCACGATCCCCGCGAAGCTGATGATCGACAACCGCATCGTCATCAACAACCACATGGCCCGCACGCGGGGCGGCAAGGTCAGCTTCACGCACCTCATCGGCTGGGCGATCGTCCAGGCGCTGAAGACCTTCCCGAGTCAGAACGTGTACTACGCCGAGGTCGACGGCAAGCCGTCGGTGGTGGCTCCGGCCCACATCAACCTCGGAATCGCCATCGACGTGCCCAAGCCCGATGGCTCGCGTTCGCTGCTGGTGCCGAGCATCAAGCGCGCCGAGACCCTCACCTTCGGGGAGTTCCTCTCCGCTTACGAGGACCTGGTCACCCGGGCACGGGCGAACAAGCTCGCCGCCGCCGACTTCCAGGGCACCACGATCTCGCTGACCAACCCCGGCGGCATCGGCACCGTGCACTCGGTGCCGCGCCTGATGAAGGGCCAGGGCTGCATCGTCGGCGCCGGCGCCCTGGAGTACCCGGCGGAGTTCCAGGGGTCCAGCGAGAAGACGCTGGTCAACCTCGGCATCGGCAAGACGATCACGCTCACCAGCACCTACGACCACCGCGTCATCCAGGGCGCAGGTTCCGGCGAGTTCCTCAAGATCGTCCACGAGATGCTCACCGGCCGTCGCGAGTTCTACACCGACATCTTCGCGGCGCTGCGCATCCCCTACGCCCCCATCCGCTGGGCAGGCGACATCAACGTCGACCTCGCCGAGCGCATCGACAAGACCGCCCGCGTGCAGGAGCTCATCAACTCCTTCCGGGTGCGCGGCCACCTCATGGCCGACATCGACCCGCTGGAGTACGTGCAGCGCACGCACCCCGACCTCGAGATCGAGAGCCACGGTCTGACCTTCTGGGATCTGGACCGCGAGTTCGTCACGAACGGCTTCGCCGGCAAGCGCACCATGAAGCTGCGCGAGATCCTGGGGGTGCTCCGTGACTCGTACTGCCGCACCCTCGGCATCGAGTACATGCACATCCAGGACCCCGACCAGCGCGCCTGGTTCCAGAACAACGTCGAGGCGAAGTACGAGAAGCCGAACCACGACGAGCAGCTGCGGGTCCTCAGCAAGCTGAACGAGGCAGAGGCGTTCGAGACGTTCCTGCAGACGAAGTACGTCGGCCAGAAGCGCTTCAGCCTCGAAGGCGGCGAGTCGCTCATTCCCCTCCTCGACCAGGTGCTGCGCGGCGCCGCCGACGTCGGCCTCGACGGTGCGGCGATCGCGATGGCCCACCGCGGCCGCCTCAACGTGCTCACCAACGTCGCCGGCAAGACCTACGGCCAGGTGTTCCGCGAGTTCGAGGGCTCGGTGGCGATCGGGTCCAAGAGCGGTTCCGGCGACGTCAAGTACCACCTCGGCACCGAGGGCACCTTCGTCACGGACGACGGCACGGAGCTGCCGGTCGTGCTGGCGGCCAACCCGTCGCACCTCGAGACCGTCGACGGCGTGCTGGAGGGCATCGTCCGCGCCAAGCAGGACCGCAAGCCCATCGGGTCCTTCTCGTGGCTGCCGATCCTCGTCCACGGCGACGCCGCTTTCGCCGGCCAGGGCGTTGTGGTCGAGACCCTGCAGATGTCGCAGCTGCGCGGCTACCGCACCGGCGGCACCGTGCACGTCGTCGTCAACAACCAGGTCGGGTTCACGACCCTCCCCCAGGACGCCCGCACGTCGGTGTACGCCACCGACGTCGCGAAGACCATCCAGGCGCCCATCTTCCACGTCAACGGGGACGATCCCGAAGCGGTCGTGCGCGTCGCGGAGCTGGCGTTCCGCTACCGCGAGGAGTTCCACCGCGACGTCGTGATCGACCTCGTGTGCTACCGCCGCCGCGGTCACAACGAGGGCGACGACCCCTCGATGACGCAGCCGCTCATGACGAACCTCATCGAGGCGAAGCGCTCGGTGCGACGCCTCTACACCGAGGCGCTCGTGGGTCGCGGCGACATCACCGAGGAGGAGTACGAGCAGGCGAAGAAGGACTTCCAGGACCGCCTCGAGGTCGCCTTCGCCGAGACGCACGCGGCCGAGACGGGATCCACTCCCGTCGTCGCAGCGGGCGCCGACGCGGTCGAGCCGGCGGCCGGCGAGCCCGAGACGACCGGGGTCTCGCGCGAGGTCGTGCACCTGATCGGCGACGCCTTCGTCAACAAGCCCGAGGGCTTCACGGTGCACAACAAGCTGCAGCAGCTGCTGGAGAAGCGCCACGACATGAGCCGCAACGGCGCCATCGACTGGGCGTTCGGCGAACTGCTGGCCTTCGGCTCGCTGCTGCTGGAGGGCACCAACGTGCGTCTGGCCGGACAGGACGCCCGCCGCGGCACGTTCGTCCAGCGCCATTCGGTGTTCCACGACCGGGCGAACGGCCAGGAATGGCTGCCGCTGACGAACCTGTCCGACAACCAGGGCCGGTTCTGGGCCTACGACTCGCTGCTGAGCGAGTACGCGGCGATGGCGTTCGAGTACGGCTACTCGGTGGAGCGCCCCGACGCGCTCGTGCTGTGGGAGGCCCAGTTCGGCGACTTCGCCGACGGCGCCCAGACCGTCATCGACACCTACCTGTCGGCGGCCGACCAGAAGTGGGGTCAGCAGTCGAGCGTCGTGCTGCTGCTGCCGCACGGGTACGAGGGCCAGGGACCGGACCACTCCTCCGCGCGCATCGAGCGCTACCTGCAGCTGTGCGCGCAGGACAACATGACCGTCGCCCGCCCGTCGACCCCCGCGTCGTACTTCCACCTGCTGCGTCGGCAGGCGTACCAGCGGCCGCGGCGTCCGCTGGTGGTCTTCACCCCGAAGGCGATGCTGCGCCTGCGCGGCGCGACGAGCCCCGTCGACGACTTCCTCACGGGCAAGTTCGAGCCGGTCCTCGACGATTCCCGGCAGCTGGACCGGTCCGCCGTGAAGCGGGTGCTGCTGCACGCCGGCAAGATCCACTGGGACCTGCGCGCCGAGCTGGAGAAGAACCCGAACCCCGAGATCGCCCTCGTGCGGATGGAGCAGTTCTACCCGTCCCCCGTGGCGGAGCTCAACGCGGTGATCGACAGCTACCCGAACGCCGAACTGGTGTGGGTGCAGGACGAGCCCGAGAACCAGGGCGCCTGGCCCTTCATCGCCCTGGAGATCGTCAAGCACCTGCACGGGCGCACCATCGCCCGCGTCTCGCGTGCGGCGGCGGCATCCACCGCGACGGGCTCGAGCAAGGTCCACGCGATCGAGCAGGCGGAGATCATGCGGGCGGCACTGACGCTCTGA
- a CDS encoding NADH:flavin oxidoreductase/NADH oxidase, with protein sequence MTLLFQPFVLGSDPATAVTARNRLWVAPMCQYSAEDGMPGEWHHVHLAQFASGGAGLITAEATAVSPEGRISPEDVGLWNDAQRDAWAPIAAAIRRRGAVPAVQLAHAGRKASTWSPFSGHRGSVPLADGGWPTVAPSAVAFEGFATPEALDRAGIDRIVDAFGAAAARAVAAGFEVLEIHAAHGYLLHQFLSPLANLRDDEYGGSLEGRARLLLRVCDAVAAAAPGVPLIVRFSATDWAEGGWDVDETATVAGWVAERGVSLVDVSSGGLVAHQRITTGPGYQVPLAARVRATAGIPVSAVGEITDAAQAERILAHGDADVITAGREWLRDPHFALRAAGELGEDIGYWPPQYVRARRR encoded by the coding sequence GTGACCCTGCTGTTCCAGCCCTTCGTCCTCGGCAGCGACCCGGCCACCGCGGTCACCGCCCGCAACCGGCTCTGGGTCGCCCCCATGTGTCAGTACTCGGCCGAAGACGGCATGCCCGGCGAATGGCACCACGTGCACCTCGCGCAGTTCGCCTCCGGCGGGGCGGGCCTCATCACGGCCGAGGCCACCGCCGTCTCGCCGGAGGGACGGATCTCCCCCGAGGATGTGGGCCTCTGGAACGACGCTCAGCGCGACGCGTGGGCGCCCATCGCCGCCGCCATCCGCCGCCGAGGCGCGGTGCCGGCCGTGCAGCTCGCCCACGCCGGGCGGAAGGCCTCGACATGGTCGCCTTTCTCGGGGCACCGCGGGAGTGTCCCCCTCGCCGACGGCGGCTGGCCCACCGTGGCGCCGTCCGCCGTCGCCTTCGAGGGCTTCGCCACGCCCGAGGCGCTGGATCGGGCCGGCATCGACCGCATCGTCGACGCGTTCGGGGCCGCCGCGGCGCGCGCCGTGGCGGCCGGGTTCGAGGTGCTGGAGATCCACGCCGCCCACGGGTATCTGCTGCACCAGTTCCTCTCGCCGCTGGCGAACCTGCGCGACGACGAGTACGGCGGCTCGCTCGAGGGACGCGCACGACTGCTGCTGCGGGTCTGCGATGCGGTGGCCGCGGCGGCGCCGGGCGTGCCGCTGATCGTGCGCTTCTCGGCGACCGACTGGGCCGAAGGCGGCTGGGACGTGGACGAGACCGCGACCGTCGCCGGTTGGGTGGCCGAGCGTGGCGTCTCGCTCGTGGACGTCTCCAGCGGCGGGCTCGTCGCCCATCAGCGCATCACCACCGGGCCCGGGTATCAGGTGCCGCTCGCCGCACGGGTGCGGGCGACGGCAGGCATTCCGGTCAGCGCCGTGGGCGAGATCACGGATGCCGCGCAGGCCGAGCGGATCCTCGCCCACGGCGACGCCGACGTCATCACGGCCGGACGGGAATGGCTGCGCGACCCGCACTTCGCACTGCGCGCCGCGGGCGAGCTCGGCGAGGACATCGGCTACTGGCCGCCGCAGTACGTCCGGGCACGCCGCCGCTGA
- a CDS encoding ADP-dependent NAD(P)H-hydrate dehydratase: MVGTRAWTSADVAASLRMPTDADHKYSRGVVGVRTGSDRYPGAAVLGVEAAWRTGIGMVRYVGPEAAAAAVLARRPETVTGDGRVQAWLIGSGTDAAERARAETGALRHLLTGDVPVVADAGALDLVAGATAPVVVTPHEREHATLRAALGLDEPVDADRVTAALDTAAALGGVVVLKGAETIVAAPDGTAVRVRAGTPWLATAGTGDVLGGVIAALVAGRAARGDVDPTGLAASAASGAWLHGQAGALASRDLGGGPVTALDVAAALPRVVGAVLSGRF, from the coding sequence ATGGTCGGAACGCGGGCGTGGACGAGTGCGGATGTCGCGGCGTCTCTGCGGATGCCAACGGACGCCGACCACAAGTATTCCCGTGGCGTCGTGGGTGTGCGAACCGGCTCGGACCGCTATCCGGGCGCGGCGGTGCTGGGTGTCGAGGCCGCATGGCGCACGGGCATCGGCATGGTCCGCTACGTCGGACCCGAGGCCGCCGCCGCCGCGGTGCTGGCCCGGCGCCCCGAGACGGTGACCGGCGACGGGCGCGTGCAGGCATGGCTGATCGGGTCGGGAACGGATGCCGCGGAGCGCGCCCGCGCCGAGACCGGGGCGCTTCGCCATCTGCTCACCGGCGACGTTCCGGTGGTGGCCGATGCCGGAGCGCTGGACCTCGTCGCCGGGGCCACCGCGCCCGTCGTCGTCACCCCCCACGAGCGGGAGCACGCGACGCTGCGGGCGGCCCTCGGGCTCGACGAGCCCGTCGATGCGGATCGTGTGACTGCGGCCCTCGACACCGCCGCGGCGCTCGGGGGCGTCGTTGTGCTCAAGGGCGCCGAGACGATCGTCGCGGCGCCGGACGGCACGGCGGTGCGGGTGCGGGCGGGCACGCCGTGGCTGGCGACAGCCGGGACCGGAGACGTGCTGGGCGGCGTGATCGCGGCGCTCGTCGCGGGGCGCGCTGCCCGCGGCGACGTCGACCCGACGGGGCTCGCGGCGTCGGCGGCATCGGGGGCGTGGCTGCACGGGCAGGCGGGCGCGTTGGCATCCCGTGATCTGGGCGGGGGACCCGTCACGGCGCTGGATGTCGCGGCGGCCCTTCCGCGCGTGGTCGGAGCCGTGCTGTCGGGGCGCTTCTGA